A region of the Pricia mediterranea genome:
AATATATAACGTTAGCACCCTAATAACGGTCGCTATCCATGGTATTATTGACCCGTTTCCGTCCAGCTCAACATTGAGGTAGTAGTAAGGGGCAAGGCGGATTATGCCCAACCCACGTCAAGTCAAATTACCATAATGCTATTACGAACTTCTTTGATGCAATAGCGGGTAAAATGGGACTGTATAAAAAAACGTTCGTATATTGCACATGCAGAATTAACGTAACAAAAAATAATGGGCGTTTTGAAAAAGGATGAAAGAAAATTGAGCTATATCTATAGTTCGCAATCAGATCTGGGCAAGAAAGTATTGGCGTATGTGGAATCGATCGATAAGGGAATCGTTACCACTGATATTTCCCAGGACAAGCTCGGGGATACTATTTGGACGGAGATATTGGATGCGCTGGACATGACTTTTGAAGAACTGCTTAGTACGGACCGGCCCAATACCCGGGAAATCGTCCCCGATGGCGATTTCGACACCAACGATTGGCTTAAGATTCTGGATAAAAATCCTGTGCTACTGCAACACCCCATTGCCATCAACGGCGATAAGGCCAAACTGATTCAATCGCGAGCGGATATCCTTCCGTTCTATGAGGTCGATTCCGCGGGAATTGAACAAAGTCCGACTGAAGGCCAACCCGATATTTCACGACGTACAAACGGGGAAGGCTTTGTGCCCGACACCGACGAGAACCAAAAATAAAAACAAGGGCCTGAGTAGTAATCTACCTTTTTAGAAGGACATGCTTATCCTTTTCGAAACCTAAACCTTACGTAGACAAACGCCTCCCAATCTCAAAACAGCGGCCCATTATTTAGAAAGGCCAATGGTTTTATGTTTTAGGTCCCAACGTCTTAGGTCCAAATTTGATGTTTATTGATAAGGCGGATATCCATTTATAAAAAAGTATGTCCCGACAACTGCCTTTTTTTGACAGTCGTCGAGACACCGAAAATCCGTAAAGCGTGCCGGGCTTAAGCCGCGTATGCTGCACAGGCCTCCGCACATTTCCTACAGGCTTCGGCACAATCCTGACAATGCTGGTGCTCATGTTTTGAACATTCTTCCGCACAAGCTTCACATATTTTCTTACAATAATCCACCAATCCCTGAACATCGGAATAGGAGGTGGCGAGTACCTGTGAAAGGGTGCTGCACACTTCGGCACAAACCCTATCGGTCCGGATGCAAGTGACCATCATTTTGACGTTGTCCTCGTCTAAACAGGCATCCGCACAATAATTACAGTGATTGATACAATTGCCGAGGGCGTGGATTAATTTTTCATTTCTCATGGGAACTGATTTATAGGTTACACTCTTAGTTCGTTTTTGTAAATCCGAATGCTTCGAAATCTACATGGCACAAATTAAACTTAAGGCCTGCCACGGAATGACCTTATCAAACAAAAGATTGTTCCATATAGGAAGTGGGACCCATTCATAAATAGTCCATGCCCATTCACAATCCATTTGCTTTCTCAGTTGGCCCTACTTTTCGTCGATTGAAATCTGACGGGGCGGTTTTGGACGTGCTTCCTCTTTTTTAGGAATGGAAAGCTTTAAAATTCCATTTTCGTAATTGGCCTTGATCTCCTCATCGTTTACGGAGTCGGGCAACGAAAAAGACCTTCTAAAGGAACTATAGCTGAACTCCCGCTTAGTGTATTTACCGCCCTCATCCTGTTCTTCGTTCTCTTTTTTGATTTCGGCAGAAATGCTTAGGACATTGTTCTCTATATTAATGTCAAAATTGTCTTTTTGCATTCCAGGGGCCGCGACCTGTATTTCAAATTGTTCGTCGGACTCCTTTACATTGACGGCAGGAATTTTCGTTCCCGTATCGAACATATTGCCTTGACCGGACCATTCATCATCGAAAAAATCTTCCATAAAAGAGGGATACATTCCTCCTGTTCTTCTAACTAAACTCATGACAAAACATTTAGGTTAAACTTCATTTTCAAGCTTAAAATTTCAACTTTTCGCCAAAAAAGATCAGTTGTAAAAATTATAAAATTACTCCAATCGATACGTTCGATAGAGTTGCAGGAAATACCGATCGAGTTACTTTACTCCGAATAATTGATGATGGCCTGACCCCCTAATGGATTTTTACGGACCGACTCGATGGCCTTTTTGAGCGCGTTCTTCAGCACTCTAAACGACGAAGGTTTTCTAAGGTATCTTTGGACTCCGGAGTTGAACAGCGCCTCTACCCTGGAAAGGTTCATTACCGTAGAATAAATGACCAAGCTAATGGAATCGAATTGTTCTTCGGTGCGGATATGCGAAAGACAGGTTTCTCCGCTCATTTCCGGCATATATAGATCCAGAAAAATGATGTCCGGTAGCGGCTCATCGGAATGCAGGTGGGCGAGCAGCTCTTTTCCACTCGAAAAAAGAATCAGTTGTACCTTGGCATCAGCTTCCTTTAAGGCCTCTGCAAAAAATTTTCGGTCATCCTCATCGTCATCCACCAAAAATACGGTGCAGTCGTACTCGTAAGGATCAAGTGTTTCGTTCCCTGTCATAGCATTTTGTTTTGATCATTGGTAGGCCATAGCACTACTCTAGCGGTATATACTCACTGGGAACTATTCGCCTACCTGTTAGTTTTAGGTATTGAACAGTTTTCCATTCTTGATACAAGTTAAAACTATTGTCGGGCTATCATTGTTCCTATTCGATCGGGTTTTGTCTCTAAAAAGTCCGATCCTGATAAGGTTCAAGGTTCAACCTTTTCCAGATGGGTGGCTAAAGACTTTGCTTTTCCCTAATCTTCAAGGGTATCTAGAGGTAAGGGAAATTCTTTGTGGACGGCCAACTGTGCCTCCCAAAGCGTCTCTATCCATGAAATTAAGGTGCTGGGTTTATAATGGTAAAGTTTTTTGCCGAGCAAAAGCGCATATTCCTGCAATTGTTGGCGATGGCCTTCGATAAGTGTCGAGAGCAGGTAGGGGTTGCCATCGACCTCGGCATAGGGATGGTCTTCCGTCTGTTCTAAAAATTTGTTCAACATATACAGGTCTCTATCGGTGCCAAGGGCATCGGAAAGCCGGTGCAATTCATCCTCCCAGGTCCTGAGAACCTCGGGCCAGATCGGGGCTATGGTCAGCATTTGATAGCGCAGGTATTTGACCCGCTTGCGCCATTCGTGGAAGGCGTCGGGGGACCGGGATTCTGCAGCTTCCCAAAAGGCTTTTCGGCCCCTTTTATAGGTGCGCTTGAGACCCGGGCTTATCGATTCGTGACTATCGATGTCCATCGGCAGTACGGATAAGGCCTCGCACTTTTCGGATGTGTTTTTACGGATTTTTTTTAACATCCGATTGTCTTGTAATACCTTCTTCGCCAAATCGTCACGGTAGGCCAAAAGCAGTTTCCGCGAATCGGAAAAGGCATCTTTATATAGTTTGTCCTCGAACTGTTTTTCGATCAGGCCGACGGCCTCAAGCATCGCCTCGGCATCGCGAACTTCCGAAATAGTCCGTGCCTCGTCCCTGAAAAATTGGTTTTCTTCTTGGTATCGGTCCGTCGTATCGCGCACCAACCGCAGCACCGCCCTGATTTTCTTAAAGTGCTTTCGAATCTCGTGGACGGTTTCGTGCGGGTCAACTTCCGATTTTGTTTCAATAATCCGAAGAGCTTCTTTACATTCACTTTGTAAGATTTGGCGAATACTCTCCGTTATTGCCTCGATAGTGTCAAGTTTCAATTCCATATCCTATTTCGATCTAATTTAAATATATGGAATATAGGATATGGCATTTGTCTCAAACCAAACAAATTATAGAACTATTCAAACGAAAACGTTTTAAAACGCAATCGAGTTAAACCAGCGAGCAATCGAACTCATTCATCCCTCAATTTATACGTATCTTTAATCTACCAATAAAGATGAATGTATATTTCCGCTTTGAACGCTATTGAGTTTCGATCATAAAGCGGAGTAATAAGGTTCAAATGATCAAGACGAAAGAAGTACGTTGGTTTTTTAAGGAGGATAAGAAAGCTATTAGAAGTTGGTTCGAATCGCAGGGAATGGACCTCTTCCATCAACGCGAGGATTTGTACCTGCAATTGGATAGCGAGAACGTGGGCGTAAAGTTACGGGAGGGCTTGGTAGAGATCAAGCATCGCGTCGGTAACCGCGCTAGGGGGCAATTGATTTGCGATAAATCCGGATATTTCGAGAAGTACATCAAATGGAGTTTAAACGCGGATGAACACGATCCGACAGTCGCCGAAATTCTCCAGGGCGATATGGAAAGATGGGTGTCGGTGAACAAAGCACGATGGGCGGTACTGATCGTGGAAAACAACGGAGAGTTGGAGCAACGCCCCTTGACCTATGAGGCCGATTGCGGATACCAGATCGAATATACCAAAGTACATGTGTACGACTGTGAATGGTACACCTTCGGGGTCGAATGGTTCGGGAACAGACTTTTGGAACCGGATACCGCGATGATGTCCGATATAATCGAAGATACCACCTTGAACATGAAGGATTCCCTGGGATATGCCGAGTTCCTGAAAAGGTTGAACCCCGAACGGAAAGGCTGCCAGGTCTTGGAAGAGACCGTCCATAATGGGTTTTAGATGTTGACATAAAGATAAAAGGAAGATGGAGCAAGGACAGAAGAGGCGATTTAATAACGGCTTTTGACAAGCTGCCCGAATCCTTTAGTTCAGGTCGAGAGATAAATCATTTTTCCCGTTGCTTTTGATTAAGATGGATCCTTTCAAGCTAAAACTTCATTGTTTTGAACCGATATGCCCCCCCCAAAATCCCTTAGCTTGGGAGAAATCTTTGAAAGATAACCTCAAGTCTATGGCAAAAGCGAAAAAAACATCGGAAACCCGGAACGGCCCCTCGGATATGCAACTTGAAAATAAAGAATGGTTGGCCTCTTTTCGATGGGTGATGGAAAACGAATCGAGAGAAAGGGCATCCGAACTGCTGCAACTGCTCCAAAGCGAGGCGGGTAAATCGGGCATCCGGCCCCAGCAACCTTTTACTACACCCTATATAAATACCCTGTCCACCGAAGCGGAAACGGCGTACCCCGGTCCGCTCGATATCGAGGAAAAACTCATGGGCTATATCCGATGGAACGCCATG
Encoded here:
- a CDS encoding arsenate reductase family protein is translated as MKKDERKLSYIYSSQSDLGKKVLAYVESIDKGIVTTDISQDKLGDTIWTEILDALDMTFEELLSTDRPNTREIVPDGDFDTNDWLKILDKNPVLLQHPIAINGDKAKLIQSRADILPFYEVDSAGIEQSPTEGQPDISRRTNGEGFVPDTDENQK
- a CDS encoding four-helix bundle copper-binding protein, yielding MRNEKLIHALGNCINHCNYCADACLDEDNVKMMVTCIRTDRVCAEVCSTLSQVLATSYSDVQGLVDYCKKICEACAEECSKHEHQHCQDCAEACRKCAEACAAYAA
- a CDS encoding Hsp20/alpha crystallin family protein, translated to MSLVRRTGGMYPSFMEDFFDDEWSGQGNMFDTGTKIPAVNVKESDEQFEIQVAAPGMQKDNFDINIENNVLSISAEIKKENEEQDEGGKYTKREFSYSSFRRSFSLPDSVNDEEIKANYENGILKLSIPKKEEARPKPPRQISIDEK
- a CDS encoding response regulator, yielding MTGNETLDPYEYDCTVFLVDDDEDDRKFFAEALKEADAKVQLILFSSGKELLAHLHSDEPLPDIIFLDLYMPEMSGETCLSHIRTEEQFDSISLVIYSTVMNLSRVEALFNSGVQRYLRKPSSFRVLKNALKKAIESVRKNPLGGQAIINYSE
- a CDS encoding CHAD domain-containing protein yields the protein MELKLDTIEAITESIRQILQSECKEALRIIETKSEVDPHETVHEIRKHFKKIRAVLRLVRDTTDRYQEENQFFRDEARTISEVRDAEAMLEAVGLIEKQFEDKLYKDAFSDSRKLLLAYRDDLAKKVLQDNRMLKKIRKNTSEKCEALSVLPMDIDSHESISPGLKRTYKRGRKAFWEAAESRSPDAFHEWRKRVKYLRYQMLTIAPIWPEVLRTWEDELHRLSDALGTDRDLYMLNKFLEQTEDHPYAEVDGNPYLLSTLIEGHRQQLQEYALLLGKKLYHYKPSTLISWIETLWEAQLAVHKEFPLPLDTLED